In Anaeromusa acidaminophila DSM 3853, a genomic segment contains:
- a CDS encoding ABC transporter substrate-binding protein, whose protein sequence is MKDGKRNLKTWLFFCISSLLFIAVIFLIYHLFFSPIKLGFSAGLSGLKSELGISGRNGAQLAVEEINRNGGIRGRKLELVVADDKNDANIACTVDQRLAEQGVTIIIGHMVSSVAMDTVKNANEKNLLLISPTIATDELTQIDDNFVRVIASNKVQGYSLAKAVLQEMAVRSIAIVYDENNASFAKIIKESFETQLQGSGGKVVATESFKNRNDFKRIVSALRESEAEGVLLIASAIDAGLFCQQSRKQNFKLPVFAPMWTMTNDFIQAGGADVEGAYLISQVDLESETALYVAFQKAYRERYKEIPSFASILSYDAVMVAAAAIQEAGTTSTEPVKDAILHLGEFSGLQESIKMDSFGDVKNSYYLYRVQNGAFKKVGRL, encoded by the coding sequence ATGAAGGATGGTAAACGCAATCTGAAAACTTGGCTCTTTTTTTGTATCAGCAGTTTGCTTTTTATCGCGGTAATCTTTCTGATTTATCATTTGTTTTTTTCTCCTATTAAACTAGGCTTTTCCGCTGGCCTTTCCGGCTTGAAATCGGAGCTGGGGATAAGCGGCAGAAACGGTGCGCAGTTGGCGGTGGAAGAAATTAATCGGAATGGCGGCATTCGAGGCAGAAAGCTTGAACTAGTCGTAGCGGATGATAAAAATGACGCTAACATTGCGTGTACGGTGGACCAGCGCTTGGCGGAACAAGGAGTAACTATTATTATTGGTCATATGGTAAGCAGTGTGGCCATGGATACGGTAAAAAATGCGAATGAAAAGAACCTGTTGTTAATTAGCCCGACGATTGCTACGGACGAGCTAACACAAATAGATGACAACTTTGTCCGCGTGATTGCTTCGAACAAGGTCCAGGGCTATAGTTTGGCGAAAGCGGTTTTACAAGAAATGGCGGTGCGGTCCATCGCCATTGTATATGATGAAAACAATGCTTCTTTTGCTAAGATCATCAAGGAAAGTTTTGAAACGCAGCTTCAGGGGAGTGGCGGAAAGGTAGTCGCTACTGAATCGTTCAAGAATCGTAACGATTTTAAACGCATTGTTTCGGCACTGCGTGAAAGCGAAGCGGAAGGCGTTCTCTTGATTGCATCAGCGATTGATGCGGGCCTGTTCTGCCAGCAAAGTCGAAAGCAAAATTTCAAGCTGCCTGTGTTCGCTCCTATGTGGACGATGACCAATGATTTTATTCAAGCTGGCGGTGCTGACGTTGAAGGGGCTTATTTAATTAGCCAGGTTGACCTAGAGAGCGAAACGGCCCTATATGTTGCATTTCAAAAGGCCTACCGAGAACGATACAAGGAGATTCCCTCTTTTGCTTCCATTTTGAGTTATGATGCCGTAATGGTTGCCGCTGCGGCTATTCAGGAAGCAGGGACTACTTCGACGGAGCCGGTGAAAGACGCCATTTTGCATTTGGGCGAATTTTCCGGGTTGCAGGAATCTATAAAAATGGATAGCTTCGGCGACGTGAAGAACAGCTACTATCTTTATCGCGTACAAAATGGCGCATTTAAAAAGGTGGGACGACTGTGA
- a CDS encoding AAA family ATPase, with translation MNISITNCNNIDNGSINLLEGRLNIKYAINGTGKSTLAKAINFCNVPEQLKSLMPYKYLAENPVMEEHKPSVECFPEIQKVSIFNEESVNQYTFLPDDLLADSFEILIKTADYENRMRTIQLLIQEIQNAFRENPDLDRLIAELTTFISGFGNAQNGYSKTGSIGKGVAKGNKIANIPNSLREYTPYIQSEMNASWLTWQSKGAPYLDVAEKCPYCAERLKAEKKVIVQQVAVEYDSKYVAELQKMISVFQALQNYFTDSVRDTIERLSKSSIAFSQEEINFLKEIKTQVCILNNKLIEIKSLNFGTLKDVDAVIVALQGKRIDLAMLGHINSPYTIERISVVNNALENIITQAGQLQGEINQQKNLIRRTIEKYHKEINGFLESAGYNYQVSIKEDQEKNTYRMVLLSKENLAQVNDVKLRLSYGEKNAFALVLFMYRAIKEEPDLIVLDDPISSFDKNKKYAIMEMLFQGAGSLQGKTVMMLTHDFDPIVDLIHTSCIRCRFNPVPTASFLYNEEGCLREKNINSSDIRSFFEIAQMNIDSSIDEINKLIYLRRRLEACGDKGLAWQLLSNVFHPGRIAPVLQEAEGTRQMTVEEIAEATAMIIEEIPEFDYARVYQKAHDKTQMISLYKSVISGYEKIQLYRIINHGQISDTIFKKFVDEAYHIENDNLFQLNPTEYPTIPEYIIKLCDNGVALLEE, from the coding sequence ATGAATATTAGTATAACTAATTGTAACAATATTGATAATGGGTCGATCAATTTACTAGAAGGTCGGCTTAATATAAAATATGCTATTAATGGAACAGGAAAATCGACATTAGCAAAAGCGATAAACTTCTGTAATGTCCCAGAACAGTTAAAAAGTTTAATGCCATATAAATACTTAGCGGAAAATCCGGTAATGGAGGAGCATAAACCTTCAGTGGAATGCTTTCCAGAAATTCAAAAAGTATCTATTTTCAATGAAGAGTCTGTAAATCAATATACTTTTTTGCCAGATGATTTATTAGCAGATAGCTTTGAAATACTCATAAAAACAGCTGATTACGAAAACCGAATGAGGACGATTCAGCTGTTAATTCAAGAGATCCAAAATGCTTTTAGAGAAAATCCAGATTTAGATAGACTGATTGCGGAACTAACTACTTTTATTTCTGGATTTGGGAATGCGCAAAATGGTTACTCTAAAACTGGCTCAATTGGAAAGGGGGTAGCAAAAGGAAATAAAATTGCTAATATCCCCAATTCTTTGAGAGAATATACTCCTTATATTCAAAGTGAAATGAATGCTAGTTGGTTAACTTGGCAAAGCAAAGGTGCTCCATACTTAGATGTTGCAGAAAAATGTCCTTATTGTGCTGAACGATTAAAAGCTGAAAAAAAAGTAATCGTTCAGCAAGTTGCAGTCGAATATGATTCAAAGTATGTGGCAGAGCTTCAAAAAATGATAAGTGTTTTTCAAGCACTGCAGAATTATTTCACTGATTCTGTTAGAGATACTATTGAAAGGCTGTCAAAGAGTAGTATAGCCTTTAGCCAGGAAGAAATAAATTTTTTAAAAGAAATTAAAACTCAAGTATGTATTCTAAATAACAAATTGATTGAAATAAAATCTCTTAATTTTGGTACCTTAAAAGATGTTGATGCTGTTATTGTTGCTCTTCAAGGAAAAAGAATTGATTTGGCAATGCTAGGGCATATTAACTCTCCTTATACAATTGAACGAATATCTGTTGTGAATAATGCATTGGAGAATATCATTACTCAAGCAGGGCAACTTCAAGGAGAGATTAATCAACAAAAAAATCTTATAAGAAGAACTATTGAAAAGTATCATAAAGAAATCAATGGTTTTTTGGAAAGCGCGGGATACAATTATCAAGTTTCAATAAAGGAAGACCAAGAGAAAAATACATATCGGATGGTCTTGTTGAGTAAAGAAAATTTAGCACAAGTTAATGATGTAAAATTGCGTTTGAGTTATGGAGAGAAGAATGCTTTTGCATTAGTTTTATTTATGTACAGAGCTATAAAAGAAGAACCTGATTTAATTGTTTTGGATGATCCGATATCTTCTTTTGATAAAAATAAGAAATATGCTATTATGGAAATGTTATTTCAAGGTGCAGGGTCGCTACAAGGAAAAACAGTAATGATGCTTACTCATGATTTTGATCCAATCGTTGACTTAATCCATACTTCATGCATACGTTGTAGATTTAATCCCGTTCCAACTGCATCTTTTCTTTATAATGAAGAAGGCTGTTTACGTGAAAAAAATATTAACTCATCAGATATTCGCTCTTTCTTTGAAATTGCACAAATGAACATAGACAGTAGTATCGATGAAATAAATAAACTAATTTATTTGCGGAGACGTTTAGAAGCATGTGGAGATAAAGGACTAGCGTGGCAATTACTTTCAAATGTATTTCATCCAGGGCGGATCGCGCCAGTTCTCCAGGAGGCTGAGGGGACTCGACAGATGACTGTAGAGGAAATTGCTGAAGCTACTGCAATGATTATTGAAGAAATTCCAGAGTTTGACTATGCTAGAGTATATCAAAAAGCGCATGATAAGACACAAATGATATCTTTGTATAAATCTGTTATTAGTGGATATGAAAAGATTCAATTGTATCGAATAATAAATCATGGACAAATATCAGATACTATTTTTAAAAAGTTTGTTGATGAGGCATATCATATCGAAAACGATAATTTATTTCAATTAAACCCTACTGAATACCCAACTATTCCTGAATATATTATTAAGCTTTGTGATAATGGAGTTGCACTTTTAGAAGAATAA
- a CDS encoding helix-turn-helix domain-containing protein — protein MVDMKEIVAACVNYIEDNIYTKITLDDIAGQAGISKYHLHRMFKSLTGESLVDYVHSRKLSASINELIHTNMRIIDIALEYGFDYEQSYIRAFRKKFGHTPLKVRVENLSFIITEKLNVHDILSVNNSIIYKPFFVYKPKMYLIGQQHKIVSKSGDRTANAYGNDFYYHHKQKIVNAVNPAVYFGYTDWGSNDEGYIYYTPSLEAPDLSHIPEGMTGITIPAHKYVAFRFVGFFHPNDINGRQVGRLLVHMYSKWIFQSGFQFADTFRFEYIDTSLSKDNYCELDIYQPIMEHDRNGAGE, from the coding sequence ATGGTAGATATGAAAGAGATCGTAGCGGCCTGCGTGAATTACATCGAAGACAATATCTATACGAAGATTACCCTGGATGATATCGCCGGACAGGCAGGCATCTCCAAATACCATTTGCACCGGATGTTTAAATCCTTAACCGGAGAATCCTTGGTGGACTACGTTCATTCGCGGAAGCTTTCCGCCAGCATCAATGAACTGATTCATACCAACATGCGCATCATTGATATTGCCCTAGAATATGGATTCGATTATGAGCAGTCCTATATACGGGCGTTTCGGAAGAAGTTTGGCCATACGCCCCTCAAAGTGCGTGTAGAAAATCTATCCTTCATCATTACGGAAAAGCTGAATGTGCATGATATCTTGTCTGTCAACAACTCAATTATCTACAAGCCCTTCTTTGTGTATAAGCCCAAGATGTACCTGATTGGCCAGCAGCACAAAATCGTCAGCAAATCAGGGGACCGCACCGCCAACGCCTACGGCAACGACTTTTATTACCACCACAAACAAAAAATCGTCAACGCCGTCAATCCCGCCGTCTACTTCGGCTATACCGACTGGGGCTCCAACGACGAAGGCTATATCTACTATACCCCCTCGCTGGAGGCGCCGGATCTGTCGCATATTCCCGAAGGCATGACCGGCATCACCATCCCGGCCCATAAGTACGTAGCCTTCCGCTTTGTCGGCTTCTTTCATCCCAACGACATCAATGGCCGCCAAGTGGGCCGTTTGCTAGTCCATATGTACTCCAAATGGATATTCCAGTCCGGCTTCCAGTTTGCCGACACTTTTCGTTTTGAGTACATCGATACGTCCTTGTCAAAAGATAACTACTGCGAGCTGGACATCTACCAGCCTATTATGGAACACGACCGGAACGGAGCGGGCGAGTGA
- the fabF gene encoding beta-ketoacyl-ACP synthase II yields the protein MNRRVVITGMGAVSSFGCGADRLWQSIKQGKSGISRIERVDVSDLPTQVGAEVKDFDPSQFLEKKELKRMDRFAQYALAATQMALEDARIDLAAVNKERIGAMVGTGIGGIESIEEQHSVLLEKGPSRISPFLVPMMLPNMAAGLIAIKYGIKGFTECTVSACASSINALGDAYKIIQRNDADMMIAGGTEASITRLALAGFCAMKAMTTNPDAATASRPFDLERDGFVLGEGAGILFIEELEHALQRGAAIIAEIVGYGCTNDAFHITAPPEGGAGAAHCMKLALADAQIQPEAIGYINAHGTSTPLGDKFETSAIKTVFQQHAYELAVSSTKSMTGHLLGAAGAMEAIITASALKDGFLPPTINYKTSDPACDLDYVPNEGKPAALSYALSNSFGFGGHNATLVLKAF from the coding sequence ATGAATAGACGGGTAGTCATTACAGGCATGGGGGCGGTGTCTTCTTTCGGGTGCGGCGCAGACCGGCTTTGGCAGTCCATCAAGCAGGGGAAAAGCGGGATTAGTAGAATTGAGAGGGTAGATGTATCCGACCTGCCCACGCAAGTAGGGGCGGAGGTAAAAGACTTTGATCCCAGCCAGTTTTTAGAGAAGAAAGAACTAAAACGCATGGATCGTTTTGCGCAGTATGCGCTGGCGGCTACGCAGATGGCGCTGGAGGATGCCCGGATCGATCTGGCTGCGGTCAACAAAGAACGTATCGGTGCGATGGTTGGAACCGGTATTGGCGGGATAGAGTCCATCGAAGAGCAGCACAGCGTGCTGTTAGAAAAAGGACCCAGCCGGATTAGCCCCTTTTTGGTACCGATGATGTTGCCTAATATGGCGGCGGGGCTCATTGCCATCAAATATGGAATTAAGGGCTTCACCGAATGTACGGTTTCCGCCTGTGCGTCTTCGATCAATGCCCTTGGCGACGCGTATAAAATCATCCAACGAAATGATGCAGACATGATGATTGCCGGTGGAACGGAAGCCTCCATTACCCGTTTGGCGCTGGCAGGCTTTTGCGCCATGAAAGCCATGACGACCAATCCCGACGCCGCCACCGCGTCCAGACCGTTTGACTTGGAGCGGGACGGATTCGTCCTTGGAGAAGGAGCCGGTATTCTCTTTATCGAAGAACTAGAGCATGCCTTGCAACGGGGGGCGGCGATAATCGCTGAAATCGTAGGCTATGGCTGCACCAATGACGCTTTCCACATTACCGCTCCGCCGGAAGGGGGCGCAGGCGCCGCCCATTGCATGAAGCTGGCGTTGGCGGATGCGCAGATACAGCCGGAGGCCATTGGCTATATTAACGCCCATGGAACCTCTACGCCCTTGGGGGATAAATTTGAAACCAGCGCGATCAAAACCGTGTTTCAACAGCATGCCTATGAGCTGGCGGTAAGCTCCACCAAATCCATGACCGGCCATTTGCTGGGAGCCGCCGGAGCCATGGAGGCCATCATAACCGCCTCTGCCTTGAAGGACGGCTTCTTGCCGCCTACCATCAACTACAAGACAAGCGATCCGGCATGTGACTTAGACTACGTTCCCAACGAAGGAAAACCGGCGGCGCTGTCCTATGCCTTGTCCAATTCCTTTGGTTTTGGCGGGCATAATGCAACACTGGTACTAAAAGCGTTTTAA
- a CDS encoding class I SAM-dependent methyltransferase has product MNNREKQKVSATAIGTCIMRATSYYEDSSYYKSDDFIAPQMISAGMKVAVKHKFLRNILKKAIFKVPGIYEYVIARTKFIDAVFNASLENIEQVVLLGAGFDSRAIRFKQQLENVKIFELDSLATQQAKLDKLQKMEVTVPSNVNYVAIDFNRESTAEKLAQANFQKNKTCLFLLEGLTYYLEKEAIESTMKMISDHCAQGSRLVFDYADAAIAKQIMNVDEEGIKRLQRDLAKAGETPDFLMEETIQDYLRKYNFSVIEEASSAELANRYFKQNDFLLNAQRFKLVSAVKR; this is encoded by the coding sequence ATGAACAACAGAGAAAAACAAAAAGTGTCTGCTACGGCAATAGGTACTTGTATTATGCGTGCTACGTCCTATTACGAAGACAGCTCTTATTATAAGAGCGATGATTTTATTGCGCCGCAAATGATATCTGCTGGCATGAAAGTTGCAGTAAAGCATAAGTTCTTGCGCAACATCTTGAAAAAAGCAATATTTAAAGTGCCGGGTATCTATGAGTATGTAATCGCTAGAACAAAATTTATTGATGCTGTATTCAATGCTTCCTTGGAGAATATAGAACAAGTTGTGCTTTTAGGCGCAGGTTTTGATTCCAGGGCTATCCGCTTTAAACAGCAACTAGAAAATGTAAAAATCTTTGAGTTAGACTCTTTGGCAACACAACAAGCTAAACTGGATAAACTTCAAAAAATGGAAGTGACTGTTCCGAGCAATGTCAATTATGTTGCCATCGATTTTAACCGGGAGTCGACGGCGGAAAAATTAGCGCAAGCTAACTTTCAAAAAAACAAAACCTGTCTATTTCTCTTAGAAGGACTAACGTATTATCTTGAAAAAGAAGCCATAGAAAGCACCATGAAAATGATCAGCGATCATTGTGCGCAAGGAAGCAGGCTTGTATTTGACTATGCAGATGCTGCAATCGCTAAACAGATCATGAATGTTGATGAAGAAGGCATAAAACGATTACAACGCGACCTTGCAAAGGCGGGAGAAACTCCAGATTTTCTTATGGAAGAAACTATACAAGACTATTTGCGTAAATACAATTTTTCAGTAATTGAAGAAGCTTCGTCTGCAGAGTTGGCTAATCGCTACTTTAAACAAAACGATTTTCTGCTAAATGCCCAACGCTTTAAACTTGTAAGTGCCGTAAAACGGTAG
- a CDS encoding TetR/AcrR family transcriptional regulator, which yields MARGGTKDRIKQVALVLFAKDGYEATSMEQIAKGVGIKKSSLYAFIKSKELLFWELYEELESKYLNYMQELFSSSETMVADDRLLFLFKRYLLFYHASGAQEEVAARDFWIRVMFFPPTSFKEKIMVRSLGYEQELGKKYIEIMIEGMTQGTIKKDNPEDLLISFYSLRQGLYSLMTVFMEGMKKEEKEERIDKVWHNFWQGIKA from the coding sequence ATGGCACGTGGAGGCACTAAAGATAGGATAAAACAAGTAGCTCTTGTTCTTTTTGCGAAAGATGGTTATGAAGCAACAAGCATGGAACAAATTGCAAAGGGAGTAGGGATAAAAAAATCGTCGCTATATGCTTTTATTAAAAGTAAAGAGCTATTGTTTTGGGAACTATATGAAGAGCTTGAAAGCAAATACTTGAATTATATGCAGGAGCTTTTTTCAAGCTCCGAAACGATGGTGGCAGACGATCGGTTGCTATTCCTATTTAAGCGATATCTGTTGTTCTATCATGCCTCTGGCGCACAAGAAGAGGTGGCGGCTAGAGATTTTTGGATTCGTGTTATGTTTTTCCCACCAACGAGTTTTAAAGAGAAAATTATGGTGCGATCTCTAGGGTATGAGCAAGAACTAGGAAAAAAATATATTGAGATCATGATAGAAGGCATGACGCAAGGAACGATAAAAAAAGACAACCCGGAAGACCTTCTAATTTCGTTTTACAGTTTGCGTCAAGGGTTATATTCATTGATGACGGTATTTATGGAAGGCATGAAAAAGGAAGAGAAAGAAGAACGGATAGATAAAGTCTGGCATAATTTTTGGCAAGGAATTAAAGCCTAA
- a CDS encoding GGDEF domain-containing protein: MLVIQMNLFMVLLLSLVAVHAFSKLQRRANADHRMFLALLVLTMGMLVLEIFSVVLNSPAFIGFITVHRLVDTIGFTLTPLVPIFALLFIRAKTDSCKNINRKLVLWLGLPLFVNTILSIGSFQFNWIFSITDENVYLRGPLWFVSPLTSYFYYAVNLLLLYKARKGLNREELFILSLLTLSPALLSVFQLYFYVYLTIWNSIAIAVVINYIFIVHSQVKIDPLTRLGNRAAYDEQLEILNRKENLVLTVVNIDLDNFKTINDAFGHQEGDKVLRLFAERIKEVFDGKGVSLRLGGDEFIVLVNENRKEIVETYIKILKGSMKAYNETSGMPYQIKFSYGMAIFNSSYKDVHELVRYSDKLMYQEKNKRTATC, from the coding sequence ATGCTTGTTATTCAGATGAATCTTTTCATGGTCCTATTACTATCACTTGTTGCGGTTCATGCTTTTTCTAAGCTCCAAAGAAGGGCTAATGCGGACCATCGGATGTTTTTGGCGCTGTTAGTACTAACGATGGGTATGCTGGTATTGGAGATTTTCAGCGTAGTGTTGAATTCGCCTGCCTTTATCGGCTTTATAACCGTACACAGATTGGTGGATACGATTGGATTTACATTGACGCCGCTGGTGCCCATTTTTGCACTGCTATTCATTCGTGCCAAAACAGACAGCTGCAAAAATATAAATAGAAAGCTTGTTTTGTGGTTAGGCCTACCTCTTTTCGTAAATACGATTCTATCAATAGGCAGCTTTCAGTTTAACTGGATCTTTTCGATAACCGATGAAAATGTGTATCTGCGAGGACCTCTGTGGTTTGTCTCGCCACTGACAAGTTATTTTTATTACGCCGTAAATCTACTGCTATTATATAAAGCTAGAAAAGGGCTTAATAGAGAAGAACTTTTCATCCTTAGCTTGCTTACCCTCAGCCCAGCCTTGTTGTCTGTGTTTCAATTGTATTTCTATGTGTATCTAACGATTTGGAATAGCATAGCGATTGCGGTTGTGATTAACTATATTTTTATTGTGCATAGCCAGGTGAAGATTGATCCGCTAACACGCTTGGGGAACCGGGCGGCCTATGATGAACAGCTTGAAATCCTGAATCGAAAAGAAAATCTTGTTTTAACCGTGGTGAATATTGATCTGGATAACTTTAAAACGATCAATGATGCCTTTGGACATCAGGAAGGTGATAAAGTTCTGCGACTATTCGCTGAGCGCATAAAAGAAGTATTCGATGGAAAAGGAGTTTCTCTTCGCTTAGGCGGCGATGAGTTTATCGTCTTGGTCAATGAGAACCGAAAGGAAATCGTAGAGACTTACATAAAAATCCTAAAAGGAAGCATGAAGGCATACAATGAAACTAGCGGTATGCCCTATCAAATTAAATTTAGCTATGGCATGGCTATCTTCAACAGCTCGTATAAAGATGTGCATGAACTCGTTCGGTATAGTGATAAACTCATGTATCAAGAGAAGAATAAGCGGACTGCAACGTGCTAA
- a CDS encoding tetratricopeptide repeat protein, with amino-acid sequence MKTILYLTLSLLFYFTVPVYAEATQEEQGITAEQWLYRGDKDLAQHHYTEAILDYSKAIELNSGYASAYVNRGNAYFSKKQFDAAINDYTQAIALAPSSPIIYYNRGTAYSNIHHYDVAIADYSKAIELNPSYDAAYYNRGDAYLKKGLFDLALADFDKKVELQPSSSNGYLGRGIVYKKKKQYELALDNLNKAIELTPHLAVAYTYRADIYGLLKEYKQVIDDCKQALRLDPNLKEMNFNLAQAFELMGNKTEAINYYKIVLSEFPNLPETKKYRDKAQLRLQDDWKSNSEWF; translated from the coding sequence ATGAAAACAATTCTTTACCTGACACTATCGTTGCTATTCTATTTTACTGTGCCAGTTTATGCCGAAGCTACACAAGAAGAACAAGGAATTACCGCCGAACAATGGCTTTATAGGGGCGATAAGGATTTAGCCCAACATCATTATACGGAGGCTATATTAGACTATAGTAAGGCAATCGAATTAAATTCTGGCTATGCTTCCGCTTATGTTAATCGCGGCAATGCTTATTTTTCTAAAAAACAATTTGATGCAGCGATCAACGACTACACCCAAGCAATTGCACTGGCCCCTAGTAGTCCTATCATCTATTACAACCGGGGAACTGCTTATAGCAATATCCATCACTACGATGTAGCCATTGCAGATTATAGTAAAGCCATTGAATTAAATCCTAGTTATGATGCAGCCTATTATAATCGGGGAGATGCTTATCTTAAAAAAGGATTATTTGATTTGGCCTTGGCCGATTTTGACAAAAAAGTCGAGTTGCAACCAAGCTCTTCTAATGGCTATTTAGGCCGAGGAATTGTTTATAAAAAGAAAAAGCAATATGAACTAGCGTTAGACAATCTAAATAAAGCGATTGAGTTGACTCCTCATCTCGCAGTCGCTTATACGTATCGAGCTGATATATATGGACTTCTTAAAGAATACAAACAGGTAATCGATGATTGCAAGCAAGCACTTCGGCTTGATCCCAACCTTAAAGAGATGAATTTTAACCTAGCGCAAGCATTTGAGTTGATGGGAAACAAAACCGAGGCGATCAACTATTATAAAATAGTCTTATCCGAATTCCCCAATCTCCCAGAAACTAAAAAGTATAGAGACAAAGCTCAACTTCGACTGCAAGACGACTGGAAATCTAATAGCGAGTGGTTTTAG
- a CDS encoding DUF3089 domain-containing protein, producing the protein MNARKILVLVMALCFSFTMAVSANGAQATDYSNPAHWLALPETTDKQVDVFYLYPTAWQKQTPTEPNVCELDNPSMVRGSKLAFARQATAFEPAANVYAPFYRQADAAYCLSLPMEEQEKFIGGIPKADAFAAFDYYIKHYNKGRPFILAGHSQGSNLLVFLLSDYMKQHPDVYARMVAAYVIGYSVTDRYLAQNPHLKFAKGPDDTGVIVSYNTEAPVVEGNNPVVLPGALVINPITWTREETLATAEQNLGSIVLKPTGEIAAYNVKNYADARIDKKRGVLICSTADVEKLSPGNKVFGKGVFHSFDYPFYYNNIQQNATNRVEKYLAAMKKAS; encoded by the coding sequence ATGAACGCGAGGAAAATTCTGGTGTTGGTTATGGCTCTTTGTTTTAGTTTCACTATGGCCGTTTCGGCCAACGGGGCTCAGGCAACCGATTACTCGAATCCAGCGCATTGGCTGGCGTTACCGGAGACGACGGACAAGCAAGTGGATGTCTTTTATCTGTATCCTACGGCTTGGCAAAAACAAACGCCTACCGAGCCGAACGTTTGTGAACTCGACAACCCCTCTATGGTGAGAGGTTCAAAGCTGGCCTTTGCCAGACAAGCGACTGCTTTTGAACCCGCCGCTAATGTGTATGCGCCGTTCTATCGTCAGGCGGACGCGGCGTATTGTTTGTCATTGCCAATGGAAGAGCAAGAAAAGTTTATCGGAGGCATACCTAAAGCCGATGCCTTTGCGGCATTCGACTATTACATCAAGCACTACAATAAAGGGCGTCCGTTTATTTTAGCCGGACATTCGCAAGGGTCTAATTTGCTAGTATTTTTGTTATCGGATTATATGAAGCAACATCCCGACGTATACGCCAGAATGGTGGCGGCCTACGTCATCGGTTATTCTGTTACCGATCGGTATTTGGCCCAGAACCCGCATCTGAAATTTGCGAAAGGCCCGGATGATACGGGCGTAATCGTTTCCTACAACACCGAAGCGCCAGTGGTTGAAGGGAACAATCCGGTTGTTCTGCCTGGCGCGCTGGTGATCAATCCGATTACGTGGACCCGGGAAGAAACCCTCGCAACCGCGGAGCAGAATTTAGGGTCCATCGTGCTGAAGCCAACCGGAGAAATTGCTGCTTACAACGTGAAAAACTATGCGGACGCTCGCATCGATAAAAAAAGAGGCGTCTTGATTTGTAGTACAGCTGACGTAGAAAAATTGTCCCCAGGGAATAAAGTGTTTGGCAAGGGTGTATTTCATAGCTTTGACTACCCGTTTTACTACAACAACATCCAGCAAAACGCCACTAACCGAGTAGAGAAGTATTTGGCGGCCATGAAAAAAGCGTCTTGA